From Mesorhizobium sp. Pch-S:
GTCCCCCCTGGTATCACCGCAACATCATGAGCGAGTTCATGGGCCTGATCCATGGCCAGTACGATGCCAAGGAAGAGGGCTTCGTTCCGGGAGGCATGAGCCTGCACAACATGATGCTGGCGCATGGCCCGGATGCTCCCGGCTTCGAAAAAGCATCTATGGCTGACTTGAAACCGGTGAAGCTCGACCACACCATGGCGTTCATGTTCGAAACACGCTTCCCGCAGATGTTGAGTCGCTACGGTGCGGAGCTGCCGACCCTGCAGGAAGACTATATCGACTGTTGGAAGGACCTTAAGAAACGCTTCAACGGCACGCCGGAAGGGGATTGGAGCTAGCGAGTCAATTTATTCGGCTCCGTTGTCGGAAACGGCGGCTCGTATTCGTCCTATGATCGTCAAAACCCTTGGAGGAGATGGATCATGACCTATGTCGATGGCTTTGTTCTGCCGGTGCCGCAGGCGGAGTGGGAGGAATACCGGAAGAACGTCGACCTCGCCGCCACCGTATGGATGGAGCATGGCGCTCTGTCCTACGTCGAGGCCGAGGCCGATGATGTGCCTGATGGCCAGCAGACCTCTTTCCCGCTTGCAGTGAAGAAGGAAGCAGGAGACACAATTGTATTTTCCTACGTCACCTACAAATCGCGCGAGCACCGCGACGAGGTGATGGGGAAAGTGATGGCGGACCCCCGTCTGCAGCCTGGCATGCAAAATATGCCTGCCTATATGGGACGGCTGATCTATGGTGGGTTCAAAGTCTTCATGGAACGATAAGGGGAATTGAATGAAGCTTGCCACCTTGAAGAACGGGACACGCGACGGAAAGCTTGTCGTCGTGTCCCGTGATCTGACGCGCCTGACCGATGCTTCGTTTCTGGCGCCGACGCTGCAGGCGGCACTCGACAACTGGCGTCGCATCGCTCCGCATCTGGCGGCGTTGTCGGAGTCGCTCGAGCACGGTTCGGTGCCTTCGGAGCGCTTCCATGAGCACGACGCGCATTCGCCGCTGCCGCGCGCGTACCAGTGGGCCGACGGTTCGGCCTACGTCAATCATGTGGAACTGGTGCGCAAGGCACGCAATGCCGAAATGCCGGCAAGCTTCTGGACTGACCCGTTGATGTACCAGGGCGGGTCGGACGCGTTCGTCCCGCCGCGCGATCCGATCCGCATGGCTGACGAGGCCTGGGGTATCGATCTCGAAGCCGAGGTTGCCGTCATCGTCGACGACGTGCCGATGGGGGCGAATACGGATCAGGCGCGCGAGGCTATCCGCCTGGTCATGCTGGTCAACGACGTCACGCTGCGCGCGCTGACGGCGCCTGAACTGGCCAAGGGTTTCGGTTTCTTCCAGTCGAAGCCCTCGTCGGCGTTTTCGCCGGTGACGGTCACGCCGGATGAACTCGGCGATGCCTGGGATGGCGGCAAGCTGCACCTCCCGCTTTGCGTTGATCTCAACGGGAAGCCGTTCGGTCGCGCCAATGCCGGCATCGACATGACATTCGATTTCCCGGCCCTCATCGCGCACGCAGCCAGGAGCCGCCCACTTTCAGCGGGGACCATCATTGGTTCTGGCACGATCTCCAACAAGA
This genomic window contains:
- a CDS encoding DUF1428 domain-containing protein, producing MTYVDGFVLPVPQAEWEEYRKNVDLAATVWMEHGALSYVEAEADDVPDGQQTSFPLAVKKEAGDTIVFSYVTYKSREHRDEVMGKVMADPRLQPGMQNMPAYMGRLIYGGFKVFMER
- a CDS encoding fumarylacetoacetate hydrolase family protein is translated as MKLATLKNGTRDGKLVVVSRDLTRLTDASFLAPTLQAALDNWRRIAPHLAALSESLEHGSVPSERFHEHDAHSPLPRAYQWADGSAYVNHVELVRKARNAEMPASFWTDPLMYQGGSDAFVPPRDPIRMADEAWGIDLEAEVAVIVDDVPMGANTDQAREAIRLVMLVNDVTLRALTAPELAKGFGFFQSKPSSAFSPVTVTPDELGDAWDGGKLHLPLCVDLNGKPFGRANAGIDMTFDFPALIAHAARSRPLSAGTIIGSGTISNKKDGGPGKPVAEGGSGYSCIAEQRMIETIESGEAKTPFLHFGDTVRIEMKDKAGHSIFGAIEQKVEKYQH